A single Micromonospora sp. CCTCC AA 2012012 DNA region contains:
- a CDS encoding single-stranded DNA-binding protein — translation MREEMVMAGDTTITVIGNLTDDPELRFTPSGAAVAKFRVASTPRFMDKTTNEWKDGEPLFLACTVWRQAAEHVAESLQRGARVIVSGRLRQRSYETREGEKRTVIELEVDEIGPSLRYATAKVQKMSRSGGGGGGFGGGGGGGGGQGGGGGNFDDPWASAAPAPSRGGSGGGNFDEEPPF, via the coding sequence GTGCGCGAGGAGATGGTCATGGCAGGAGACACCACCATCACGGTCATCGGCAATCTGACCGATGACCCCGAGTTGCGGTTCACCCCGTCGGGTGCGGCGGTCGCCAAGTTCCGGGTCGCTTCGACGCCCCGGTTCATGGACAAGACCACCAACGAATGGAAGGACGGCGAGCCGCTCTTCCTGGCCTGCACCGTGTGGCGGCAGGCGGCGGAGCACGTCGCCGAGTCGCTCCAGCGGGGCGCCCGCGTGATCGTCTCGGGCCGGCTGCGTCAGCGGTCGTACGAGACCCGCGAGGGCGAGAAGCGCACCGTCATCGAGCTCGAGGTCGACGAGATCGGCCCATCGCTGCGCTACGCCACGGCGAAGGTGCAGAAGATGTCCCGCTCCGGCGGCGGCGGTGGCGGCTTCGGCGGCGGTGGCGGTGGCGGTGGTGGCCAGGGTGGCGGCGGAGGCAACTTCGACGACCCCTGGGCCTCGGCTGCGCCAGCTCCCTCGCGCGGTGGTTCGGGCGGCGGAAACTTCGACGAGGAGCCTCCGTTCTAA
- a CDS encoding maleylpyruvate isomerase N-terminal domain-containing protein, with amino-acid sequence MTGHIALAQAYDGITRVVSDLSDTDLQRPTRCRGWLVADLLLHVLVDAQRALVALASPAEGPADVDDVSYWREFTPGRDDEAAAHAWWVRRSAAAFPRPSGVVQVWCDTAPAAVRAAGAADPSGCVTTQGHVLRVPDLLATLTTEAVVHHLDLVVDLPDAPAPGAAAVAVAVATMDGLLSDDAVRPTGWDDRDYLLKATGRVPLTERDRRELGEAAGWFPLLG; translated from the coding sequence ATGACCGGGCACATCGCGCTGGCGCAGGCCTACGACGGCATCACCCGGGTGGTGTCCGACCTCTCCGACACGGATCTGCAACGACCGACGCGCTGCCGCGGCTGGCTCGTCGCCGACCTGCTCCTGCACGTCCTCGTCGACGCCCAACGGGCCCTGGTGGCGCTGGCCAGCCCCGCCGAGGGACCGGCCGACGTCGACGACGTCAGCTACTGGCGCGAGTTCACCCCGGGCCGGGACGACGAGGCCGCCGCGCACGCCTGGTGGGTCCGCCGCTCGGCAGCGGCCTTCCCCCGGCCGAGCGGCGTGGTCCAGGTCTGGTGCGACACCGCGCCCGCCGCCGTCCGCGCGGCCGGTGCCGCCGACCCGTCCGGTTGCGTCACCACCCAGGGGCACGTGCTCCGCGTACCGGATCTGCTGGCCACCCTCACCACCGAGGCCGTGGTGCACCACCTCGACCTGGTCGTCGACCTGCCGGACGCGCCGGCACCCGGCGCCGCCGCCGTCGCCGTGGCGGTCGCCACGATGGACGGTCTGCTCAGCGACGACGCGGTCCGCCCCACCGGCTGGGACGACCGGGACTATCTGCTCAAGGCCACCGGCCGGGTGCCGCTCACCGAGCGGGACCGGCGGGAACTGGGCGAGGCCGCCGGCTGGTTCCCGCTGCTCGGCTGA
- the rpsR gene encoding 30S ribosomal protein S18 has translation MAKAAALRKPKKKVNPLDKDGITYIDYKDTALLRKFISDRGKIRARRVTGVTSQQQRQIARAVKNAREMALLPYTATAR, from the coding sequence ATGGCCAAGGCTGCGGCACTTCGCAAGCCGAAGAAGAAGGTGAACCCGCTCGACAAGGACGGGATCACCTACATCGACTACAAGGACACCGCGCTGCTGCGCAAGTTCATCTCCGACCGCGGCAAGATCCGCGCTCGACGGGTGACCGGCGTGACCTCGCAGCAGCAGCGGCAGATCGCCCGTGCGGTCAAGAACGCCCGTGAGATGGCGCTCCTGCCGTACACCGCCACGGCCCGCTGA
- the dnaB gene encoding replicative DNA helicase, which produces MRTERAGGPSSAPPPQRDGQFDKTPPQDVAAEQCVLGGMLLSKDAIADVVEILKSNDFYRPVHATIFDAILDIYGRGEPADPITVAAALADSGDLARIGGAPYLHTLIASVPTAANASYYARIVGERAVLRRLVEAGTKIVQLGYGTGQGGSRDVDDVVDLAQQAVYEITERRVSEDFAVLADMLQPTLDEIEAVGAQGGVMTGVPTGFSDLDRLLNGLHAGQLIIVAGRPGLGKSTASMDFARNAAIRANQAAAIFSLEMSKVEIVMRLLSAEARVPLHVLRSGQLSDDDWTKLARCMGEISEAPLFVDDTPSMNLMEIRAKARRLKQKHNLKMIVVDYLQLMTSPKRTESRQQEVADLSRGLKLLAKEVECPVIAVSQLNRGPEQRTDKRPQLSDLRESGSIEQDADVVILLHRDDYYDKESPRAGEADFIVAKHRNGPTDTVTVAAQLHLSRFVDMAIV; this is translated from the coding sequence ATGCGGACGGAGCGGGCCGGGGGGCCGTCGTCCGCGCCACCACCACAGCGCGACGGGCAGTTCGACAAGACCCCGCCGCAGGACGTGGCGGCCGAGCAGTGCGTGCTCGGCGGCATGCTGCTCTCCAAGGACGCGATCGCCGACGTCGTGGAGATCCTCAAGTCCAACGACTTCTACCGACCCGTGCACGCCACGATCTTCGACGCGATCCTCGACATCTACGGCCGGGGCGAACCGGCCGACCCGATCACCGTCGCGGCGGCCCTGGCCGACTCCGGCGATCTGGCCCGGATCGGTGGCGCCCCCTATCTGCACACGCTGATCGCGAGCGTGCCCACCGCCGCCAACGCCTCCTACTACGCCCGCATCGTCGGCGAGCGGGCCGTGCTCCGCCGGCTGGTCGAGGCCGGTACGAAGATCGTCCAGCTCGGATACGGCACCGGCCAGGGCGGCAGCCGCGACGTCGACGACGTGGTGGACCTGGCCCAGCAGGCCGTCTACGAGATCACCGAGCGCCGGGTCAGCGAGGACTTCGCCGTCCTCGCCGACATGCTCCAGCCGACCCTCGACGAGATCGAGGCGGTCGGTGCGCAGGGCGGCGTGATGACCGGCGTGCCGACCGGCTTCAGCGACCTGGACCGACTCCTCAACGGCCTGCACGCGGGCCAACTCATCATCGTTGCCGGCCGGCCGGGTCTCGGAAAGAGCACCGCGAGTATGGACTTCGCGCGGAATGCCGCCATTCGTGCCAACCAGGCGGCGGCGATCTTCTCGCTGGAAATGAGCAAGGTCGAGATCGTCATGCGACTGCTCTCGGCCGAGGCCCGCGTGCCGCTGCACGTGCTGCGCAGCGGGCAGCTCTCCGACGACGACTGGACCAAGCTGGCCCGGTGCATGGGCGAGATCAGCGAGGCGCCGCTCTTCGTCGACGACACGCCGAGCATGAACCTGATGGAGATCCGGGCCAAGGCCCGTCGGCTCAAGCAGAAGCACAACCTGAAGATGATCGTCGTCGACTATCTCCAGCTGATGACCTCGCCAAAGCGCACCGAGAGCCGGCAGCAGGAGGTCGCGGACCTGTCCCGTGGCCTGAAGCTGCTCGCCAAGGAGGTCGAGTGCCCGGTGATCGCGGTCAGTCAGCTGAACCGTGGCCCCGAGCAGCGTACGGACAAGCGACCGCAGCTGTCCGACCTGCGGGAATCCGGCTCGATCGAGCAGGACGCCGACGTCGTGATCCTGCTGCACCGTGACGACTACTACGACAAGGAGTCGCCGCGCGCCGGCGAGGCGGATTTCATCGTGGCCAAGCATCGAAACGGTCCGACGGACACCGTGACGGTCGCGGCGCAGCTGCACCTGTCCCGCTTCGTCGACATGGCGATCGTCTGA
- a CDS encoding phosphoribosyltransferase — MTTYRDRAEAGQALADRLADLAGRPDLVVLGLVRGGVPVARQVAQRLGAPLDVLVVRKLGMPWAPEVAFGALGPGGVQVLNEMVAGRLSDRDRDQVRRREQAELDRRESRYRAGRPPLDLHGRTAIIVDDGLATGATARAAVQVARHLGATRVVVAVPVGSEQAYDLLAPEADQVVAVQLPPEFGAVGAYYDDFHEVSDDEVTEALTATA, encoded by the coding sequence ATGACCACGTACCGCGACCGGGCCGAGGCCGGCCAGGCGCTCGCCGACCGGCTCGCCGACCTCGCCGGGCGCCCCGACCTCGTCGTCCTGGGGCTGGTCCGCGGCGGCGTACCGGTGGCCCGGCAGGTCGCGCAGCGGCTCGGCGCACCGCTGGACGTGCTGGTGGTCCGCAAGCTCGGCATGCCGTGGGCGCCCGAGGTGGCCTTCGGCGCGCTCGGCCCCGGTGGCGTGCAGGTGCTCAACGAGATGGTCGCCGGTCGGCTCAGCGACCGCGACCGGGACCAGGTACGCCGGCGGGAACAGGCCGAACTGGACCGTCGGGAGAGCCGCTACCGGGCCGGTCGGCCCCCGTTGGACCTGCACGGTCGCACCGCGATCATCGTCGACGACGGCCTCGCCACCGGTGCCACCGCCCGCGCCGCCGTGCAGGTGGCCCGGCACCTGGGGGCCACGCGGGTGGTCGTGGCCGTCCCGGTCGGCTCCGAGCAGGCGTACGACCTGCTGGCCCCCGAGGCCGATCAGGTGGTCGCCGTCCAACTGCCGCCGGAGTTCGGCGCGGTCGGCGCCTACTACGACGACTTCCACGAGGTCTCCGACGACGAGGTCACCGAGGCGCTCACCGCCACCGCGTGA
- a CDS encoding glycosyltransferase 87 family protein — MTATPDPEPRRPSRWSALDTAAGGLALDLGLYAVSALFAAVTAVTSTLPPHRPWGAIAAVGYLVAALAVAGQLLLRRRHADAPAVGPTARWAVTGFAWATTTLLPLIVESWQRASGRTDRAQEEVVVVEHAGARLAEHGTPYLGHDAIAALPPGEQLLGYTPYQPGMALFGLPRTVVDAWWTDARVWFALVTAVTLALAVVTLRRTGAPTGRRDAAVLRGVQAATVLPVCALTLATGGDDLPVLALCLLALALAAADRPGRAGVAVGLAGALKLFAWPVAVVLICWAATRRAGLRTAAGALGLPAAALLPALLVDRDALVENVLRFPLGHGLVTSPAQSPFPGHLIATALPAGRVVAAALLVAVGVAIAVRLLRRPPRTAATTALICGYGLLAAIALMPSTRFGYLLYPLALLVWVPALALTERPVRPEVG; from the coding sequence GTGACCGCCACCCCCGACCCGGAACCGCGCCGCCCCAGCCGCTGGTCGGCGCTGGACACCGCCGCCGGTGGCCTCGCCCTCGACCTCGGCCTGTACGCCGTGTCGGCGCTCTTCGCCGCGGTCACCGCCGTCACCTCCACGCTCCCGCCGCACCGACCGTGGGGTGCCATCGCGGCCGTCGGATACCTGGTCGCGGCGCTGGCCGTGGCCGGTCAACTGCTGCTGCGTCGTCGGCACGCCGACGCGCCGGCCGTCGGGCCGACCGCCCGCTGGGCGGTCACCGGGTTCGCCTGGGCCACCACCACCCTGCTGCCGCTGATCGTGGAGAGCTGGCAGCGGGCGTCCGGGCGTACCGACCGGGCGCAGGAGGAGGTGGTGGTGGTGGAGCACGCCGGGGCGCGGCTCGCCGAACACGGCACGCCCTACCTCGGGCACGACGCGATCGCCGCGCTGCCGCCGGGGGAACAACTGCTGGGCTACACCCCGTACCAGCCGGGAATGGCGCTGTTCGGGCTGCCCCGGACGGTCGTCGACGCCTGGTGGACCGACGCGCGGGTCTGGTTCGCGCTGGTCACCGCGGTGACGCTGGCCCTGGCAGTGGTGACACTGCGTCGCACCGGTGCACCCACCGGCCGACGGGACGCGGCGGTGCTGCGGGGCGTTCAGGCCGCCACCGTCCTGCCGGTCTGCGCGCTGACCCTGGCCACCGGCGGCGACGACCTCCCCGTACTCGCGCTCTGCCTGCTGGCCCTCGCGCTGGCCGCCGCCGACCGGCCCGGCCGGGCCGGCGTCGCGGTCGGCCTGGCGGGTGCGCTGAAGCTCTTCGCCTGGCCGGTCGCGGTTGTCCTGATCTGCTGGGCGGCGACCCGGCGGGCCGGCCTGCGGACCGCCGCCGGCGCGCTCGGGCTGCCCGCCGCCGCGCTGCTGCCCGCCCTGCTGGTCGACCGGGACGCCCTGGTGGAGAACGTGCTCCGCTTCCCGCTCGGACACGGCCTGGTCACCAGCCCGGCGCAGTCCCCGTTCCCCGGCCACCTGATCGCCACGGCGCTGCCCGCCGGCCGGGTGGTCGCCGCCGCGCTGCTCGTCGCGGTCGGCGTGGCGATCGCCGTCCGGCTTCTGCGCCGTCCGCCCCGCACGGCCGCGACCACCGCGCTGATCTGCGGGTACGGCCTCCTCGCCGCGATCGCGCTGATGCCCTCGACCCGCTTCGGCTACCTGCTCTATCCGCTCGCCCTGCTGGTCTGGGTGCCCGCGCTGGCGCTCACCGAACGGCCGGTGCGCCCGGAGGTCGGGTGA
- the rplI gene encoding 50S ribosomal protein L9 gives MKIILTQEVSGLGAPGDIVEVKNGYGRNYLLPQGFAISWTKGAEKQVTVIKRARGAREIRDLGHANEVKAQLEGLKVNLKARAGDGGRLFGSVTPAEIVDAVKAAGGPTLDRRRLEMPGHIKSLGAYPVSVKLHPEVSAKFDLNVVQG, from the coding sequence ATGAAGATCATCCTGACCCAGGAAGTTTCCGGTCTCGGTGCCCCCGGCGACATCGTCGAGGTCAAGAACGGCTACGGCCGTAACTACCTGCTGCCGCAGGGCTTCGCGATCAGCTGGACCAAGGGTGCGGAGAAGCAGGTCACGGTCATCAAGCGGGCCCGCGGGGCCCGTGAGATCCGCGACCTCGGCCACGCCAACGAGGTCAAGGCCCAGCTCGAGGGCCTGAAGGTCAACCTGAAGGCCCGCGCCGGTGACGGCGGTCGGCTCTTCGGTTCGGTCACCCCGGCCGAGATCGTCGATGCCGTCAAGGCGGCCGGTGGTCCGACCCTCGACCGTCGTCGGCTCGAGATGCCCGGGCACATCAAGTCGCTCGGCGCCTACCCGGTCAGCGTCAAGCTGCACCCCGAGGTGAGCGCCAAGTTCGACCTGAACGTCGTTCAGGGCTGA
- a CDS encoding TFIIB-type zinc ribbon-containing protein, with the protein MQLTCPKCHGDMRQYERSGVIIDQCGECRGIFLDRGELEKLFEAEANWNRQHTAPTPAPQPTAGGYAPPPPPPPAAAPHQPGYGTVPPPPPPPPGHGYAQPAYGQHHGYHGHYRRKKHHGGFLGELFD; encoded by the coding sequence ATGCAGCTCACCTGCCCCAAATGTCACGGAGACATGCGCCAGTACGAGCGCAGCGGAGTGATCATCGACCAGTGCGGCGAGTGCCGGGGAATCTTCCTCGACCGCGGCGAGCTAGAGAAGCTCTTCGAGGCCGAGGCGAACTGGAACCGGCAGCACACCGCCCCGACCCCGGCGCCGCAGCCCACCGCCGGTGGCTACGCACCGCCCCCGCCACCGCCGCCCGCCGCCGCCCCGCACCAGCCGGGCTACGGCACGGTGCCCCCGCCGCCCCCACCGCCCCCGGGTCACGGCTACGCCCAGCCCGCGTACGGGCAGCACCACGGCTACCACGGCCACTACCGGCGCAAGAAGCACCACGGCGGGTTCCTCGGCGAACTCTTCGACTGA
- a CDS encoding putative bifunctional diguanylate cyclase/phosphodiesterase, giving the protein MSHTEERRATETARRLTTLVGLIVVLAFAASVAAFLLFVSHPPSSIRDGATLTALTFMIAVSVIVKTTVRIRSTTLAIAWVETAIVIGVAIAPASWVVLSTGVGVAAASAVLRLTAIKTAFGIGKNVLVAGSAGATAALLGWQATASVGSALAELAAIYAVAALLDDLLAIPVIALASGTRIYRQFRSNLDLRLAGFAVRFVVAASTLLILRADPRLLLAVPPLVLSLHLAYSTRIRTRTEQQAWQRLARTTDALNVVDLDEVLTTAVTQAAELFSADEVEIELRGTERMIRGTAAGPGYDGPAAEPSEVTGTVIPVALEGHDRSIDLGVLRLRFTGPVALSEREQYTLRTFASALCTAVRNAQAYAELARIAEEHAYAARHDALTGLANRRHLLDEGSEQLGRRHADGVTALVLIDLNHFKEVNDTLGHAAGDQVLIQVADRLRGAARPDDLVARLGGDEFAVLLRGLPAPAIAAHRAEALLGALHEPLDVDGMRISVEASGGIAIAPASGGMAELLRRADVAMYQAKRAGQRISTYAPTRDTADLGRLTLGGDLPRAVADHEFTVNFQPIVDLGTGQVTGAEALARWHHPTHGMIDPLRFLEAVERSGLLPAFAEAILDQALIAAGSWRAAGHDLPVSVNVSPRSLLDARFPGAVLARLRAHDLPPDRLVLELTETLTLSQLDVVDRVLSRLRDSGVRLALDDFGTGYSSLSLLSRIPVHELKVDRSFVTSMESSAEAAAVIRSTVDLGRSLDLAVVAEGVESEPQRRALWELGCASGQGHLFARPLPAGALLAALQRGAGGRPGTLAAPLHDAGAVIRLPGRRQGGRSRATGNGGGPAVEEPRRH; this is encoded by the coding sequence ATGAGCCACACTGAGGAACGACGGGCTACTGAGACCGCGCGGCGCTTGACGACGCTTGTCGGCCTCATCGTCGTTCTTGCCTTTGCTGCTTCCGTCGCGGCCTTCCTTCTCTTCGTCAGTCACCCCCCAAGCTCCATCCGGGACGGCGCCACCCTGACTGCACTCACCTTCATGATCGCGGTCAGTGTGATCGTCAAGACGACGGTTCGAATTCGCTCCACCACATTGGCCATCGCCTGGGTCGAGACGGCCATCGTGATCGGCGTAGCCATTGCACCGGCCTCGTGGGTCGTCCTGAGCACCGGCGTGGGGGTCGCCGCGGCATCCGCCGTGCTGCGGCTAACCGCCATCAAGACCGCATTCGGCATCGGCAAGAACGTGCTGGTCGCAGGCAGTGCCGGGGCCACGGCCGCTCTGCTCGGCTGGCAGGCAACGGCTTCCGTTGGGTCCGCTCTCGCAGAGTTGGCGGCGATTTACGCCGTCGCCGCGCTGCTGGACGACCTCCTGGCGATCCCTGTCATCGCGCTGGCCTCCGGCACCCGGATCTACCGCCAGTTCCGCAGCAACCTCGATCTACGTCTGGCGGGCTTCGCCGTCCGCTTCGTCGTGGCCGCCTCCACCCTGCTCATCCTGCGGGCCGACCCCCGACTGCTGCTCGCCGTACCGCCGCTGGTGCTCAGCCTCCACCTCGCCTACTCCACCCGGATCCGCACCCGCACCGAGCAGCAGGCATGGCAGCGGCTCGCCCGCACCACCGACGCCCTGAACGTCGTCGACCTCGACGAGGTGCTCACCACCGCCGTCACCCAGGCCGCGGAGCTCTTCTCCGCCGACGAGGTCGAGATCGAACTACGCGGCACCGAACGGATGATCCGCGGCACCGCCGCAGGCCCCGGTTACGACGGCCCCGCCGCCGAGCCGAGCGAGGTGACCGGCACCGTCATCCCGGTGGCGCTGGAAGGCCACGACCGTTCGATCGACCTCGGGGTGCTGCGGCTACGGTTCACCGGGCCGGTGGCGCTCTCCGAGCGGGAGCAGTACACCCTGCGTACCTTCGCCTCCGCCCTCTGCACCGCGGTCCGCAACGCCCAGGCGTACGCCGAGCTGGCCCGGATCGCCGAGGAACACGCGTACGCCGCCCGCCACGACGCGCTGACCGGGCTGGCCAACCGGCGCCACCTCCTCGACGAGGGCAGCGAGCAGCTCGGCCGGCGGCACGCCGACGGGGTGACCGCGCTGGTGCTGATCGACCTCAACCACTTCAAGGAGGTCAACGACACCCTCGGGCACGCCGCCGGGGACCAGGTGCTGATCCAGGTCGCCGACCGGTTGCGTGGCGCCGCCCGCCCCGACGACCTGGTGGCCCGGCTCGGTGGCGACGAGTTCGCGGTGCTGCTGCGTGGCCTGCCCGCACCGGCGATCGCCGCACACCGGGCGGAGGCGCTCCTCGGCGCGTTGCACGAGCCGCTCGACGTGGACGGCATGCGGATCAGCGTGGAGGCCAGCGGCGGCATCGCCATCGCCCCGGCCAGCGGCGGGATGGCGGAGCTGCTGCGCCGCGCCGACGTGGCGATGTACCAGGCGAAACGGGCCGGCCAGCGGATCTCCACGTACGCCCCGACGCGGGACACCGCCGACCTGGGCCGGCTCACCCTCGGCGGCGACCTGCCCCGCGCGGTGGCCGACCACGAGTTCACCGTCAACTTCCAGCCGATCGTCGACCTCGGCACCGGGCAGGTGACCGGCGCGGAGGCGCTGGCCCGCTGGCACCATCCGACGCACGGAATGATCGACCCGCTGCGCTTCCTGGAGGCCGTGGAACGCTCCGGCCTGCTTCCGGCGTTCGCGGAGGCCATCCTCGACCAGGCGCTGATCGCGGCGGGCAGCTGGCGGGCCGCCGGCCACGACCTGCCGGTCTCGGTGAACGTCTCCCCGCGCAGCCTGCTCGACGCCCGGTTCCCCGGGGCGGTGCTGGCCCGGCTGCGGGCGCACGACCTGCCGCCGGACCGCCTGGTGCTGGAGCTGACCGAGACCCTCACGCTCAGCCAGCTCGACGTGGTCGACCGGGTGCTCAGCCGGCTGCGCGACTCGGGCGTCCGACTCGCGCTGGACGACTTCGGCACCGGCTACTCCTCGCTCTCCCTGCTCTCCCGCATCCCGGTGCACGAGCTGAAGGTCGACCGCAGCTTCGTCACCTCGATGGAGAGTTCGGCCGAGGCCGCCGCGGTGATCCGTTCCACCGTGGACCTCGGTCGCAGCCTGGACCTCGCGGTGGTGGCCGAGGGCGTGGAGAGCGAACCGCAGCGCCGGGCGCTCTGGGAGCTGGGCTGCGCCTCCGGTCAGGGTCACCTCTTCGCCCGGCCGCTGCCGGCCGGCGCACTTCTCGCCGCGCTCCAACGCGGTGCGGGCGGGCGACCGGGCACCCTCGCGGCACCGCTGCACGACGCCGGCGCGGTCATCCGGCTGCCGGGACGCCGCCAGGGTGGCCGGAGCCGGGCGACCGGGAACGGCGGCGGACCGGCGGTGGAGGAACCGCGCCGCCACTGA